Below is a genomic region from Microbacterium sp. LWO12-1.2.
CGGCTACTCCTTCACCGGTACCAAGATCTTCACCTCGCTGGCCCCGGTGTGGACGCGGCTCGGACTGCACGGGCTCGACACCACCAGTGCGGATGCGCCGAAGCTGGTCTTCGCCTTCATCGAGCGCACCGACGCGGTCACGACCTCCGAGGATTGGGACACGCTCGGCATGCGGGGCACGCAGAGCCGCACCACCCGTCTGAACGGCGCGACAGCGGATGCCGCGCACGTCGTCCGCCGCATCGACCCCGGTCCGAACCCCGACCCGATCGTGTTCGGGATCTTCAGCGTGTTCGAGATCCTGCTCGCCTCCGTCTACACCGGCATCGCGCGACGCGCGCTGGACCTGGCCGTGCAGACCGCGCACACCCGCCGCTCGAAGAAGACGGGTGCGGCCTACAGCCAGGATCCCGACATCCGCTGGCGCATCGCCGACATGGCCCTCGCCTACGACGCACTGCCTCCGCAGATCGCCGCACTCGCGCGCGACGTCGACGAGCGCGTCGACAACGGCGCGCGGTGGTTCAGCCTGCTCTCCGGGGTGAAGCACCGGGCGATCACGATGTCCAAGCACGTGGTCGATCAGGCGATGCTGGTCGCCGGCGGCGGCTCGTACTTCTCGTCGAACGAGCTCTCGCGCCTGTACCGCGATGTGCTGGCGGGGGCGTTCCACCCGTCAGACCCGGAGTCCGCGCACGCGACGGCGGCGAGCGCATGGCTGGGGCCGACCGAATCCTGACCCACTTCCTGCTGATTTGCACAGACACGGGCAAGTCAAAGCGCGAAATCGGTTGCTGATCGTCGTTGCGAGTGCGAAGATCGCAGCATGAGCCCCACGCGAAAGCACCCCACGCTGGATCAGGTCTCGAAGACGATCATCGAACTCCTCCAGGAGGACGGACGCCGCTCCTACTCCGACATCGGACGGGTCGTCGGCCTGAGCGAGGCGGCGGTGCGCCAGCGCGTGCAGCGGCTCACGGAGTCCGGCATCATGCAGATCGTCGCCGTGACCGATCCCATGCAGCTCGGCTTCCACCGCCAGGCCATGATCGGCATCCGCGTCTCCGGCGACGCACGCCGGGTCGCCGAGGCCGTCGCCGCGATCGAGGCGATCGACTACGTGGTCATCACGGTCGGCTCGTTCGACGTGCTCGCCGAGGTCGTCTGCGAGGACGACGAAGATCTCCTCGCGATGATCAACGATGTCATCCGCCCCATCGACGGGGTCCTCTCGACCGAAACCTTCATCTACGCCAAGCTGCAGAAGCAGCTCTACAACTGGGGGACCAGATGAGCACCACACGCAACGAAGCCGAACTCCAGGCGATGGCCAAAGACCATCTCTGGATGCATTTCACCCGACAGTCCACGATGGAGAAGTCCGGTGTGCCGATCATCGTCAAGGGTGACGGGCACCACATCTGGGACTCGAAGGGCAAGCAGTACTTCGATGGTCTCGCTGGTCTCTTCGTCGTCAACGCCGGACACGGTCGCCGTCGTCTCGCGGAGGCCGCGGCGAAGCAGGCGTCGGAGCTGGCCTTCTTCCCGCTGTGGTCGTATGCGCACCCCGCCGCGATCGAGCTCGCCGACCGCCTCGCCGATGAGGCACCGGGTGACCTGAACCGCGTCTTCTTCTCCACCGGAGGCGGCGAGGCCGTCGAGACCGCCTTCAAGCTCGCCAAGCACTACTGGAAGCTGATGGGCAAGCCCACCAAGCACAAGGTGATCTCGCGCTCGGTCGCCTATCACGGCACCCCGCAGGGCGCTCTCGCCATCACCGGCATCCCGGCGATGAAGTCGATGTTCGAGCCGGTCACCCCCGGCGGATTCCGCGTGCCGAACACCAACTTCTACCGCGCGGCGGAGATGGGTGGGCCGGCCGACGACCTCGAGGCCTTCGGCCGCTGGGCCGCCGATCGCATCGAGGAGATGATCCTCTTCGAAGGCGCCGACACGGTCGCCGCGGTCTTCCTCGAGCCGGTGCAGAACTCCGGCGGATGCTTCCCGCCCCCTCCCGGCTACTTCGCCCGCGTGCGCGAGATCTGCGACCGCCACGACGTGCTGTTGGTGTCCGACGAGGTCATCTGCGCGTTCGGCCGCCTCGGCCACACGTTCGCGTGCACGGGCCTCGGCTACGTGCCCGACATGATCACGTGCGCCAAGGGCATGACGAGCGGCTACTCCCCCATCGGGGCCACCATCGTCAGCGACCGCATCTACGAGCCCTTCTCGAAGGGCGACATGTCGTTCCCACACGGGTACACGTTCGGCGGCCACCCGGTTTCGGCGGCGGTCGCGCTCGAGAACCTCGCGATCTTCGACGAGGAGGGGCTGAACCAGCGCGTGCGCGAGAACTCGCCGCTGTTCCGCGCCGAGCTCGAGAAGCTGCTCGACATCCCGATCGTCGGCGACGTGCGCGGCGACGGCTACTTCTTCGGCATCGAGCTCGTGAAGGACAAGGCCACCAAGGAGACGTTCGACGACGCGGAGTCCGAGCGGCTGCTGCGCGGCTTCCTCTCCCCCGCCCTGTTCGAAGCGGGCCTCTACTGCCGAGCGGATGACCGGGGCGACCCCGTGATCCAGCTCGCGCCGCCGCTCACGGTCGGTCAGCCGGAGTTCCGCGAGATCGAACAGATCCTGCGCGACGTGCTCACCCGGGCTCAGTCGGTGCTCTGAGGCGCTCGCGCGCTACAGTCCCTCGTCCTCCGCCGCGGGGACGAGGGACTTCAGGATCGTCGCATGACGGACGAGGAACGCCCGTTCATCGAGCTTCTTGCGACGCAGCCACGACGTGACCTCGCTGTTGTTCTTGCTCGCGTTGCATGACGCGCACGCCGGCACCACGTTGTCCAGCGTGTACCGGCCGCCCCGAGAGACGGGCATGATGCAATCGCGCTGCAGGGCCGGCGCCGGGTTCTGGCAGTAGGCGCAGCCCTCCCACGCGTCCATCAGCGCCTGCCACTGGTCTGGGGTGAGATCGTTGTCCACCCGCGACAGTCGGTTCTGTCTGCGGCGGGCATAGCGCGTGCGGGCGGCAGGCGTGCGCGCGGAGGCGGGGACCTTGCGACGGGCGGGCATGCGCTTACGGTACCGCGGCGGTGGGGGGATCCTGTGGTGTGAATCGCCTCGACTCTGTTCTCTACCGGGCGCGGAGCGATGTCGTGCCGTCGCCGACGAATCCCCGCGCGCGCAGGCGTGGCATCACCTCATCGCACAGCAGCTCGACAGAGCGCCACGATCCCACCGGAAACGCGATGAAGCCGTCGATGGCCCGTGCTTCCGCGCGAGCGACGATGGACGCCACCGCATCCTCCGGGGTTCCTACGACCGACCAGTGGGGTCCCGCGCTTCGTCGTTGCCCGCTCGGCGGGTACGTCGCCCGCTCGATCGCGGCAGCCTCACCCCTCGTTCCGGCCAGCACCAGAGACAGTCCGGGGAGCAGCAAGGGCCGGTCGCGCCGCCCCGCGTCCTTCGCCGCGGCTCGGACGGCTGCGCGCTGCGACACCCCCGACTCGATTTCGATGGCCGAAGCGAACATCGCATCGGCGCGTCGTCCTGTCAGCGCGATCGTCGATTCCCCGCCTCCCGCGACCATGAGCGGGAGGGGCCGCGGCGTCGGCACCGGAAGCGGGAGCGGCCCGGCGACCCGGAAGTTCTCTCCCGCATGATTCGTGGGGCGCACCCGCTCGACGTCGACGAGCACACCGGAATCGCGGTCGACCTGCATCGCCGCCGCGGGGAATCCTGCACGCAGCGACTCGACGACGTCGATCAGCTCCTCGGCCCGCCGCCATCGTGCGACAGAGTCCGGAAGACGCTCGACCGAGAACTGCTCGTCGCCGGAACGCGACGTGACCACGTTCCACCCGATGCGCCCTGGTGCCAGATGCTCCAGGGACACGAGCTGCCTGGCGACCGGATACGGCTCAGAGAAGGTGGCCGACACCGTCACCACAAGCCCGATCCGTCGAGTGGCGCCGGCCAGCTGCGCCGCCTGCACGATCGGGTCCAGACCGAGGTGCGCGGGATCGCTCCCGATCGTGCCCAGGGGCAGCGTGAGCGCATCGGGACGGAAAGCCACGTCGAAGCCCGCACGCTCGGCGCGCACCACGGCATCGATGATCGGACCGCCCGACAGCAGCTCCTCCGCCCGTGAGTCCTCGCGCCGCCAGGCCTGGCCGCGCATCCAGGTCGGCGCGATCGAGAACCCCGCCACCAGCGTCATACGATCGCCTCGTCGTCTGCGGAGGAGAGAGGGGCGATGGGCACCACCATCGGCGTCCCCGTGACAGGATGCCGCTGCACCAGCGCCTCCAATCCGAACGCCTCGGCGACCAGACCGGCTGTCATCACCTGCTCCGGAGCGCCGGTCGCGAGCACACGCCCCTCCCGCATGACCACCAGATGGTCGGCGTAGCGGCATGCCTGGTCGAGGTCGTGCAGCACCAGCACCACCGTGCGTCCCTGCTCCCTGTTGAGCCGCCGGCAGAGCTCCAACACCTCGAGCTGGTGGGCGATGTCGAGGTATGTGGTCGGCTCGTCGAGCAGCATCACCGGAGTCTCCTGCGCCAGCAGCATCGCGATCCACGCGCGCTGCCGCTGCCCGCCGGAGAGCTCGTCCACCGGACGATCGCGCAGCACTGCCACCCCCGTCGAACGCATCGCCCGGTTCACGGCATCCGCATCCTCCGACGACCACTGCTGCAGCAGCCGCTGATGCGGATACCGTCCGCGCGCCACCAGCTCCGCCACCGTCACCCCTCCCGGGGCGGTCGCCGCCTGCGGCAGGAATCCCACCCGACGCGCGAGCGCTTTCGGCGCAAACGACCTGACGTCCTCACCACCGAGCATCACCCTGCCGGATGCGGGTGAGAGCAGCCGCGCGAGTCCCCGCAACAGTGTCGACTTCCCGCAGGCGTTCGCCCCGAGGATCACGGTGATCCTGCCTTCGGGGAGCGTCACGTCCAGATGGTCGACGATCGTCCGGTCGTCGTACCGCAGCGTCAGCCCCTCGGCCACCATCGAATCCGACATCAACGCCACCCCTTTCCCTCGGCCGCACCTCGGCTCGGCAACAGCAGCCACAACAGATACAGACCTCCCACGACACCGGTCATCCGGCCGACGGGCACCGCGAACGTCACCGGCAGCAGCTGGGTCACAAGGTCGGCGATCACGAGCAGCGCCGCTCCCATCGCCGCCGCGCCGATCACCGGCGGCGCATCCGCGCGCAGCAGCCGCCGCACCAGCTGCGGTGCGGCGAGCGCCACGAACGCGATCGGCCCGACCGCTGCTGTCGCCAGGGCGGCCAGCACCACGGCGCATCCCACCAGCACGAGTCGCGTGCGCTCCACCCTCACCCCCAGCTGCTCGGCGATGTCGTCGCCGAGCTCCATCAGACTCGCCCGCCGTGAGAGCAGCAGCACGACCGGGATCACGACAGCGACCCCGGCGAGCACGGGCAGCGTGTGGCTCCACTGACGAGCATCGGGCGAACCGGACAGCCACAGGTTCGCCTGGCTCGACGCATCGATGGTGCCGCGCACCAGGAGCAGACCGTTGACCGCTGCGGCGATCGCGCCCACGCCGATGCCGACGAGGATGAGCTGCCGCCCGGCGATGCCACCGCCGCGTCGTGCGAGCAGCATCACGATGCCGGCGGTGACCACACCGCCCGCGATGGTGCCGAGCGCGACCTGCGTGGGCTGCGCCCCGAACAGGACGATCTGCACCAGCGCCCCTGTCGCAGCGCCCGTGGTGAAGCCGATGACATCGGGGGATCCGAGCGCGTTGCGGGCAAGCGACTGGAAGATCGATCCCGACACCCCCAACGCCGCGCCGGCCCCGATCGCGGCGAGCACGCGAGGCAGTCGCACACCCTGCACCGCCCGGATCGTCGTCGGGTCGTCGGCGATGCCGAAGACGGCGCCTGGCACCGCGTGCAGAGGCACCGGCAGGCTTCCCACCGTCATCGCGATCGCCCCGGCGGCGAGCGCCACGATGGCGAGCACCGCCGTCACGATGATCGTCCGCGGTCGTACCAGCAGCGTGATCCGGCCGAACCGCAGCACACGACGGCCGCCAGGCGGCACCGTCGTGGTCAGCCCCGTCACAATGGAGCCAATCGTCGGCGACGCACCAGCGCCACGAAGAACGGTCCACCGAGGACCGCGACCATGATGCCGACGCCCACCTCGCCGGGGGGTGCGACCACGCGTCCCAGCACATCCGCGACGAGCACGAGCGCCGCGCCCAGTGCCATGGCAGTCGGCAGCATGCGGTGATGGTCGGAGCCGACCAGCATCCGCGCCACGTGCGGTGCGGTGAGGCCCACGAACGCGATGGGACCGGCCGCCGCGGTGGCGCCTCCCGCGAGCACGACGACGGCCAGCCCTGCGACCGTCCACACGACCGCGGGACGGGACCCCAGCGCGCGCGCTGCTTCGGGACCGAGTGAGGCCGCATCGAGCGCGCGCGACAGCATGAGGGCGAGCACGAGTCCGATCCCGATCAGCAGCGCGGCGGGTGGGAGCACGTCTCCGTCGCGCCCGGCGAGGGAACCGACCGCCCACGCGCGGTACCGGTCGAACACCATGTCGTCTCCGTTCACGATCACGATCTGTGCCAGCGCGCCGAGCACGACGGACAGGGCTGCGCCCGCGAGCACGAGACGCACCGGGTCCGAACCACGACGCACCCCGCCCAGCAGCATCACCAGAGCCCCGGCGGCGGCGGCGCCGACGAGAGCAGCTCCGAAGTACGCGATCGGGGCGATGGCTCCGGTGAGGGCGATGGCCAGCGCCACCGCCACCGCAGCACCCGCGTTCACGCCGAGGAGGCCGGGCTCCGCGATCGGGTTGCGCGTGAGCGACTGCATCACGACACCGGCTGCTCCCAGGGCCGCCCCCACGAGCAAGGCCAGAGCGGCGCGGGGCAGACGGCGGTTCATCAGCAACAGATGCGCGTCGTCGGAAGGGTCGAACGTCCACACCGCGTTCCACAGGTCGGCGGGTGCGAGCATCCGGGTCCCGACGATCGAGCTCAGCACGACGAGCGTGCCGATGAGGACGGTCGCGGTGACCAGTACGAGGACGAGACGACCGCGACTCACGCGTGGCGGAGCGGACGTCGCCTCTTCGGGCGGCAGGGCGGTGTCGATCATGGCGTTGCACGATCGACCGGCCGCTCTCCCGAGCGGCCGGTCGATCCATGTCAGGAGAACAGGTCCCTGACGTGCTCGACGATCTCGGTCGAGCTGTACAGATCCATGCGGAACGAGTTCAGGCCGAGGCCGTACACCTGACCGGCGGCCACCGACGGCACGTTCGCCAGCACGGGGTCGTCGGCGAAGCCCTTCGCCGACTCGTCGTCGGCCGACAGGATGAACGTCGTCTCGCTCGTCAGCTGCAGCAGGTTCTCGTAGGTCGCCCACACGAAATCGGCTCGCTCCTGCGCCTGGGTGTGCCAGGCCGGATCGGGATCCTCGACCGTGAAGCCGAGCGACTCGAGCAGGTCCGCGTGCGATCCGCCCGCACGGGCGATCGGGTTGTCCTGGCCGGGACCGTTGAAGGAGATGACATTGGCGGTGCCGTCCGGCACCGTGATGGTGTCGGCGGTCTCACTCACGAGGGCATCGAAGTCCGCAATCGTGTCCTCGGCCACGGCCTCCAGCCCCGTGGCCTCGCCCAGCTCGACCGCCAGGTCCTGCCAGGTCTGAGCGCCGTAATCGACCACGATCGTCGGCGCGATCGACTGCAGGTCGGCGACCTGGTCGGTCAGCGCATCGCGTCCGCTCGTGGCCACCACGATCAGATCCGGCTCGTTCGCCATCACCGCTTCGAGATCGAACTCGCCGACGCTCCACAGGTTGGCCACGTCGCGCTCGTCCGCGATGTCGGCCCACTGATCGAACCAGACGCCGCCCACCTGCGATCCGCTCGCCACGACGGGTGCGTCGATCGCGAGCAGCGTGCCGGTGACGGAGACGGCCGTCGACAGGATCCGCTCCGGCTGGGCCGGGATCTCGGTGGTGGTGCCGTCTGCATTCTCGAAGACGCGCGGCCACTCGGCGGCCGCAGCCGAGGTGTCCTCTTCGGAGGTCTGCTCCTCGGCGGTGGCGGCACAGCCGGCGAGGGCGAGTGCCCCCGCCAGCACGAGGCCGATCAGGGCCGCCGTGCGGCGGCGCGCGGATGCGTAGATGTTCATGATTCCTTCCCATGGCCCCCTGGCCGGAGGCCGGCGGGGCAGTCGTCCGCGGATGCGGGTGCGTACGTCGTCGTCGGCGTGGAGCTCGGGCGCTCCTTGATCGAGGTTAGGCTGGCCTTACTTCACCAGCTGCACCCGGATCGGCACAATCTTGTCCACACACCCCACCCCTGTCCTCCAGGCGATCCCTTCTGCCCCGACGCGCACGGCGATACGGCCGGGAGCACCCGCGCTGGTCTGGATCGCCGCGGGCTCCGCCGAAGCGACGCTCGAATCATCCCGGTGGTCGCTCGATGCCGGGCAGGCGCTCTGGGTACCCGCAGGCACCAAGGCAGTGGTGCGCGGGGCGGACGGTTGCTGCGTCGTGCCGATCCGCATCCGAGAGGCGGATCACCAGGCCGGTCCGCGCGCACCTTTCGTCGCCGCCGTCGCTCCGCACGCCGTGTCCGCGCTCCTGACCGCATTCACCCGCAGTCTCGGCGTGCTCCACGGCGGCGGCGTCCGCGCTGCCGACGTGCTCGGGTGGATCGGGCACCCGACCGCGGCGATCACGGCACCCGCCCTGCCGTCATCCCCGGATCTGCGTCGTATCGCCGGCGCGCTCCTCGCGGACCCGACGCGTTCCCCCGCGACCGTGGGCGCCGATCACGGGGTCGGTGCGAGCGTACTGGCCAGGCGGTTCCGCGCCGAGACCGGATGGACGCCGCTGCGCTGGCGCACCAGGCACGTGCTGGGACGCGCCGCCGAAGAGCTGCGACGCGGCCGTCGCGTGGCCCAGGTCGCCGCTGAGCACGGATACGGGAGCCCGCAGGCGTTCACTCGTGCGTTCCATCGGGAGTGGGGCGTCGCGCCCTCCGAGCTCGCCGAGCGGACCCGCGGAACCGTCGAGGCGCGACGGGGCGGCACCGAGCTCGGCCCGCAGTGCAACGGGTACCACATCGTGATCTGGGTCGCGGTCGGCAGCATCCAGCTGACCCTCGACGACCGCACAGCCCTCGTCCGCGCGGGCGACATCGCGTGCCTCCCCGCTGGCACGTCATGCGGCTTCCAGGCAGGCGCCGATGCCGCGGTCATCCCGCTCGGGTGGCTGCCCGGAGGCATCGACGTCGGCGCCGGACTCATCGCCCATACGGACGCGCACGCACCTCTCCTGCGTCTTGCCGCCTGGGCCTACGCGGGCGCCGAACCCGTCACGGGCGGCGACCCGAGGATCGTGCTGCAGACCCTCCTGCGTCTGGGCGAACCGAACGACATCCCGACGCCGATCGTCGATGCGACATACGCGCTCCTCGGACGCCTGGCGGAGCAGCCGGAAGACAGCCGGTCGGCCGCTGAGCTCGCCACACAGCTCGGCATGGCCCCCGCCCAGCTCCGCAACGCCGTCGAGGCCCTGACGGGCACGACGCTCGCGACGTGGCGCGCCCGCACGCGGATGTCGTGGGCGCGGCGGTTGCTGCGCGAGGGCCTGCATGCGTCGGAGGTCGCGGTCAGGGTCGGGTACGCCGATGCCGCCGCCTTCAGTCGCGCATTCCGTCGGGCGCACGGCTGCTCGCCCAGAGGATTCTCCACCGCGCACGCCCAGCGCTCTCACACATGACCAGGGTGTCCGCGAGGCCGAGACAGGATCCCGCTGTCATCCTCGCCCTCGACGGCCCTCCAGAAGAAGCGACGAAAGCCCCGGTGAGACCGGGGCTTTCGTGTTGTTCTGTGGACCTAAGGGGATTCGAACCCCTGACCTCCTCGATGCGAACGAGGCGCGCTACCAACTGCGCCATAGGCCCGTGAACACCTCTACGCTATCACGACGGAAGAGGGCTCTGCGTCACGCCGATCACCCGGCGGCACGTCGGGAGAGCAACTCCCTGACGTGGTCTTCGATCTCCGCGTCGTCCACGAAACCCATCCGGGCGTACGGAGATGAGGAGGCGGCCGGCAGGGTCACGGGGGCCTCCGGTGCCATCTCCTCGGCGCGCGCACGGAGCGCGGCGATGCGCGCGGCCTTGCGACGCTCTTCCTGCGCCTCGATCTCGGCCTGCGCGGCCTGAGCGCGCGATCCGGCGACCGACACCATGGGCTCGGGCAGCGGGCGCGGGGTCCAGGTGGCACGGCCCTGATCATGGAGCTCGGGGGCGACGCGCTCGGTCTTCGGCTGGGCGATCTGCTGCGGGCGTCGCGCAGATCGTGCGGCCACCGCTGCCATCCGTTGCAGCGCGAGACCGGCGACGAACACGAGCGCTCCACCGGCCCACAGCAGCAGCTGCGCCCCTGTCGCGACGAGCTGCCAGACGCCGAGGCCCGCGAGCGCGAGGCCGATGAGAACAGTCGTGGTGGCCGTCGCCCGCACGCGCCGGCGCGCTCGCGCCTGGCGCACCACCGGGTCAGCCCTGGTGGCGGCGAGTTCGTTGCGGAGTGCTTCCAGTGCGGCGGCCTCGCGCTCGGACTGCACGCGCTTGGCCAGCTTCTGCTGCGCCAGCGCGGTACGCGCATTCAACTCGAACCGCACCTCACCCGGGGTTTCGCTGGTCTCGGCGAGCACGCGGAGCGCCTGATTCAAGCGCACGGCGTTGCGTTCGGCAGCGTTGTACTGGAAGCGACCGCGCCAGGACGGCAGCAGGTAGAGCATCCAGAGGAGCACAGCGACGAGCACGATCACTCCCCCACTCAGCACCGGCCCGTCCATACCGATAAAGCTACGGGTTCAGCGGCCTTCCGAACGCGCAGTCGGCGCGTGTCGCGGCGAGTCGGCGTCGCATCAGAGCCTCAGACGGTCGGCGGGAGGCACCGTCGACACGTCGGGCGGCACCTGACCGTTCAACCATCGCGCCAGAACTCCCTGCGGAACGTCCTCCCGGGTCAGTGCGAAGGCGTAGTGGTCGCGCCAGTCTCCATCGATGTGGATGTACCGTCGCCGCAGCCCTTCGTACCGGAACCCGAGCTTCTGCACCACGCGCAGACTCGCCACGTTCTCGGGCCGGATGCAGATCTCCATCCGGTGCAATCCGTACTCGGTGAAGCAGGCATCGGTCGCGAGCGCGACAGCTGTCGGGGTGATCCCCCGTCCGGCGAACCGCTCGCTCACCCAGTAGCCGATGGTCGCCGAGCACAGCGACCCGCGGGCGACGCCCCAGACGTTCAGCTGACCGGCGACCTCGCCGTCGTACTCCATGACGAACGGATACCCGGCGCCGTCCTTGTACTGCTGAAGAAGCCTCCGGATGCTCAGCCGCATGTCGAACGACACACTGCCGTAGGGAACCGTCGCCTCCCACGGCTGCAGCCACGACCGGTTGGCCAGCAGCTCATGCTGCAGCGGACGTGCGTCCTTCGAGCGGACGAGCCGCAACTCGATCGCCCCGTGCCTGATCCCCGCCGTCAGATCCATCGCGTGCCCCGACGCCCGCAGAGTCGCCTAGAGGCGTTCCGCGAATTCCTTCAACCACGGCCGCAATTCGGGTCCGAGGTCGTCACGGTCGGAGGCGAGCTGCACGATCGCCTTGATGTAGTCCACGCGGTCGCCCGTGTCGTAGCGGCGCCCGCGGAAGATCACGCCGACGACACCGGGGCCGTCTGGGTCCGCCGCCATCTCCTGCAGCGCATCCGTGAGCTGGATCTCACCACCCTTGCCGGGCTCCGTGTGCTCGAGGATGTCGAACACCGAGGCGGGGAGGACGTAGCGTCCGATCACGGCCAGGTTGGAGGGAGCATCCTCCGGTGCCGGCTTCTCGACGAGTGCGGTCACACGCACCGACTCCGAGCCCTCGATCGGCTCGACGGCGGCGGCGCCGTACATGTGGATGTTGGCGGGATCGACCTCCATGAGGGCGATCACGGCCGCGCCGCTGCGCTCGTGCTCGGCGATCATGTGCGTCAGCAGCGGGTCCCGCTCGTCGATCAGATCGTCACCGAGCAGCACGGCGAAGGAGCTGTCGCCGACATGCGCTCGTGCACGCAGCACGGCGTGCCCGAGTCCCTTGGGCTCGCCCTGACGCACGAAGTGGATGTCGGCGATGTCGCTCGACTTCATCACCCGCTCCAGGCGACCCGTGTCGCCCTTCTCCATCAGCTTCACCTCGAGCTCGGGCACCGAGTCGAAGTGGTTGGAGATCGCGTTCTTGTTGCGGCCGATGATGACGAGGATGTCATCGATCCCCGCATCCGCCGCTTCTTCGACCACGTACTGGATGGCCGGCTTGTCGACGACCGGAAGCATCTCCTTCGGCATCGCCTTTGTAGCTGGCAGGAATCGTGTCCCCAGACCCGCGGCAGGAATGACGGCCTTCATCTTCTGCGTACCCATCTCCTCAGCCTAGTGGTGGGCACCCCCGTAGACTCGGAGGCATGTCGAATGA
It encodes:
- a CDS encoding AraC family transcriptional regulator, coding for MSTHPTPVLQAIPSAPTRTAIRPGAPALVWIAAGSAEATLESSRWSLDAGQALWVPAGTKAVVRGADGCCVVPIRIREADHQAGPRAPFVAAVAPHAVSALLTAFTRSLGVLHGGGVRAADVLGWIGHPTAAITAPALPSSPDLRRIAGALLADPTRSPATVGADHGVGASVLARRFRAETGWTPLRWRTRHVLGRAAEELRRGRRVAQVAAEHGYGSPQAFTRAFHREWGVAPSELAERTRGTVEARRGGTELGPQCNGYHIVIWVAVGSIQLTLDDRTALVRAGDIACLPAGTSCGFQAGADAAVIPLGWLPGGIDVGAGLIAHTDAHAPLLRLAAWAYAGAEPVTGGDPRIVLQTLLRLGEPNDIPTPIVDATYALLGRLAEQPEDSRSAAELATQLGMAPAQLRNAVEALTGTTLATWRARTRMSWARRLLREGLHASEVAVRVGYADAAAFSRAFRRAHGCSPRGFSTAHAQRSHT
- a CDS encoding GNAT family N-acetyltransferase: MDLTAGIRHGAIELRLVRSKDARPLQHELLANRSWLQPWEATVPYGSVSFDMRLSIRRLLQQYKDGAGYPFVMEYDGEVAGQLNVWGVARGSLCSATIGYWVSERFAGRGITPTAVALATDACFTEYGLHRMEICIRPENVASLRVVQKLGFRYEGLRRRYIHIDGDWRDHYAFALTREDVPQGVLARWLNGQVPPDVSTVPPADRLRL
- the galU gene encoding UTP--glucose-1-phosphate uridylyltransferase GalU, whose protein sequence is MGTQKMKAVIPAAGLGTRFLPATKAMPKEMLPVVDKPAIQYVVEEAADAGIDDILVIIGRNKNAISNHFDSVPELEVKLMEKGDTGRLERVMKSSDIADIHFVRQGEPKGLGHAVLRARAHVGDSSFAVLLGDDLIDERDPLLTHMIAEHERSGAAVIALMEVDPANIHMYGAAAVEPIEGSESVRVTALVEKPAPEDAPSNLAVIGRYVLPASVFDILEHTEPGKGGEIQLTDALQEMAADPDGPGVVGVIFRGRRYDTGDRVDYIKAIVQLASDRDDLGPELRPWLKEFAERL